Proteins encoded by one window of Sorex araneus isolate mSorAra2 chromosome 3, mSorAra2.pri, whole genome shotgun sequence:
- the NAT9 gene encoding alpha/beta-tubulin-N-acetyltransferase 9 isoform X2, which yields MRINQNILLLGKKVVLVPYTSEHVPRYHEWMKSEELQRLTASEPLSLEQEYAMQRSWRDDADKCTFIVLDAEMWRAQPRPPEEKCMMGDVNLFLTDPGDPALGEIEVMIAEAGCRGRGCGTEAVLMMLSYGVTRLGLTTFEAKIGQENEASIRLFRRLHFEWPRAACSGR from the exons ATGAGGATAAATCAGAATATCCTGCTGCTGGGAAAGAAAGTGGTCCTGGTCCCCTACACCTCCGAGCATGTACCCAG GTACCACGAGTGGATGAAGTCGGAGGAGCTGCAGCGCCTGACGGCGTCGGAGCCGCTGAGCCTCGAGCAGGAGTACGCGATGCAGCGCAGCTGGCGGGACGACGCGGACA AGTGCACGTTCATTGTGCTGGATGCAGAGATGTGGCGGGCCCAGCCACGGCCCCCGGAAGAGAAGTGCATGATGGGAGACGTCAATCTCTTCCTCACGGACCCGGGGGACCCAGCCTTGGGGGAGATTGAGGTCATGATTGCAG AGGCcggctgcagggggcggggctgtggcACCGAGGCCGTGCTCATGATGCTGTCCTACG GAGTGACCAGGCTCGGCCTGACCACGTTTGAAGCCAAAATTGGGCAAGAAAACGAAGCCAGTATCCGGCTCTTCCGAAGACTTCACTTCGA GTGGCCGAGAGCAGCGTGTTCCGGGAGGTGA
- the NAT9 gene encoding alpha/beta-tubulin-N-acetyltransferase 9 isoform X1: MRINQNILLLGKKVVLVPYTSEHVPRYHEWMKSEELQRLTASEPLSLEQEYAMQRSWRDDADKCTFIVLDAEMWRAQPRPPEEKCMMGDVNLFLTDPGDPALGEIEVMIAEAGCRGRGCGTEAVLMMLSYGVTRLGLTTFEAKIGQENEASIRLFRRLHFEQVAESSVFREVTLRLRMSPPERQWLQERTCHVQEQPYREGAPEPR; this comes from the exons ATGAGGATAAATCAGAATATCCTGCTGCTGGGAAAGAAAGTGGTCCTGGTCCCCTACACCTCCGAGCATGTACCCAG GTACCACGAGTGGATGAAGTCGGAGGAGCTGCAGCGCCTGACGGCGTCGGAGCCGCTGAGCCTCGAGCAGGAGTACGCGATGCAGCGCAGCTGGCGGGACGACGCGGACA AGTGCACGTTCATTGTGCTGGATGCAGAGATGTGGCGGGCCCAGCCACGGCCCCCGGAAGAGAAGTGCATGATGGGAGACGTCAATCTCTTCCTCACGGACCCGGGGGACCCAGCCTTGGGGGAGATTGAGGTCATGATTGCAG AGGCcggctgcagggggcggggctgtggcACCGAGGCCGTGCTCATGATGCTGTCCTACG GAGTGACCAGGCTCGGCCTGACCACGTTTGAAGCCAAAATTGGGCAAGAAAACGAAGCCAGTATCCGGCTCTTCCGAAGACTTCACTTCGAGCAG GTGGCCGAGAGCAGCGTGTTCCGGGAGGTGACGCTGCGGCTGCGGATGAGCCCGCCGGAGCGACAGTGGCTGCAGGAGCGGACCTGCCACGTGCAGGAGCAGCCCTACCGCGAGGGGGCGCCAGAGCCCCGCTGA